One window of the Podospora pseudocomata strain CBS 415.72m chromosome 7, whole genome shotgun sequence genome contains the following:
- a CDS encoding hypothetical protein (MEROPS:MER0034741; EggNog:ENOG503NUEU; COG:G), with translation MAIKQWMGLLLAGSSLSSALPSSKVAARTTDAATEFVDNLVAELTAAYNDHQIRAPQCAQESTLVVDTGYAKYRGYYDSASALNHWKGIRYSQAPTGSLRWQPPRFPALAPSAPVTDADAFGNTCYQHTPRTALGSFLGPPGSEDCLFLNVVAPANATKLPVVVWIHGGGYGYGDSSQDLTQLINDNGKTFIGVSINYRLGAFGYLSSQEVKDNGVVNAGHLDQALALAWVKLHICKFGGDPSKVTIAGQSAGAGSVMHHALAVNGDLGSLLFDKGLAQSPYLPYQPNFNDAIPTSRYYAFSAAAGCPSSGSVFSCLLSKSAADLELASLSVTASSTQGSWGFWPVTDGVYIKNRPTAQLTAKRVNGNKLLVGYNAHEGPLFVPGPDAIETQADLLAWMALWFPNLTSAQLNSILAINPNSALSSASGPRFETDGLNTGGFNAINTSPDGVGQKQRGNNIYAEATFACPAYWLADAYSGNPGKSSWLYQFSVPFAYHGADINAAFGPSTSSLPSDITLAFRKAWGNFIVGGNPSIANTIANGASSASPSAYHPASNWPVWNQNAPQFVNFNTTGGTLATVELPLVGSYPQYEGPGIKNAISVQNANTWEAYRGDRCAFYKNLGPYMPN, from the exons ATGGCCATCAAACAGTGGATGGGCCTGCTCCTCGCAGGCTCCTCGCTTTCTTCTGCCTTGCCCAGCTCCAAAGTCGCCGCACGCACTACAGATGCCGCCACCGAGTTTGTGGATAATCTTGTTGCCGAACTGACTGCAGCCTACAACGATCATCAAATCCGTGCGCCCCAGTGCGCTCAAGAATCGACCTTGGTCGTGGACACTGGCTATGCCAAGTACAGGGGCTACTACGACTCGGCATCTGCTCTGAATCACTGGAAGGG CATCCGATACTCGCAGGCTCCCACGGGAAGTCTGAGATGGCAGCCTCCCCGTTTCCCTGCTCTGGCCCCATCTGCGCCGGTCACTGATGCCGACGCCTTTGGCAACACATGCTATCAACACACTCCGCGTACAGCACTTGGCTCTTTCCTTGGGCCCCCTGGTAGCGAAGATTGCCTCTTCCTCAATGTGGTCGCCCCTGCCAATGCCACCAAGCTTCCAGTCGTGGTTTGGATCCACGGCGGAGGCTATGGGTATGGTGATAGTTCGCAAGATCTGACCCAGCTTATCAACGACAATGGGAAGACTTTCATTGGTGTTTCTATCAACTATCGT CTTGGTGCCTTTGGTTACCTGTCCTCCCAGGAGGTTAAGGACAATGGTGTTGTTAATGCCGGTCATCTTGACCAGGCTCTTGCTTTGGCCTGGGTCAAGCTCCACATCTGCAAATTTGGTGGTGATCCTTCCAAGGTTACTATCGCCGGGCAGTCCGCCGGTGCTGGCTCCGTTATGCACCACGCATTGGCTGTCAACGGTGACCTCGGCTCTCTTTTGTTCGACAAGGGACTTGCTCAGTCTCCCTACCTGCCTTACCAGCCCAACTTCAACGATGCTATCCCTACCAGCAGATATTATGCCTTCTCCGCCGCTGCCGGCTGCCCTTCCTCCGGCAGCGTTTTTTCTTGCCTGCTTAGCAAGAGCGCTGCCGACCTCGAGCTTGCTTCGCTTTCAGTCACTGCGTCGTCAACCCAGGGAAGTTGGGGCTTCTGGCCTGTGACTGATGGCGTGTACATCAAGAACCGTCCCACTGCACAGCTCACCGCCAAGAGGGTCAACGGCAACAAGCTCCTCGTGGGTTACAACGCTCATGAGGGACCCCTCTTTGTGCCTGGGCCCGATGCGATCGAGACTCAGgccgacctcctcgcctgGATGGCTCTCTGGTTCCCCAACCTCACTTCGGCCCAGCTGAACAGCATCCTGGCCATCAATCCCAACTCGGCGCTGAGCTCTGCTTCCGGTCCCAGGTTTGAGACTGATGGTCTCAACACCGGCGGCttcaacgccatcaacaccagccccGACGGCGTCGGCCAGAAGCAGAGAGGCAACAATATCTACGCCGAGGCCACATTTGCATGCCCTGCGTACTGGCTCGCCGATGCTTACTCGGGCAACCCGGGCAAGTCTTCCTGGCTGTATCAGTTCTCTGTTCCTTTTGCCTACCACGGAGCCGATATCAACGCAGCCTTTGGACCCAGCACCTCCAGCCTCCCCAGCGACATTACCCTCGCGTTCCGCAAGGCCTGGGGCAACTTTATCGTCGGTGGAAACccatccatcgccaacaCGATTGCGAACGGAGCCTCCTCTGCGTCTCCTAGCGCATACCACCCCGCATCCAACTGGCCTGTTTGGAACCAGAACGCGCCCCAGTTTGTCAACTTCAACACAACCGGCGGGACTCTCGCTACTGTTGAGCTTCCGTTGGTGGGGTCCTATCCCCAGTATGAGGGTCCGGGCATCAAGAATGCCATTTCAGTTCAGAACGCCAACACTTGGGAGGCTTACCGTGGGGACAGATGCGCCTTCTACAAGAATCTTGGCCCATACATGCCGAACTGA
- a CDS encoding hypothetical protein (COG:O; MEROPS:MER0003908; EggNog:ENOG503NUYK), with protein MGTTSNPRSFQEAIKQPGLTGIARGKELLQELHGQDASSQLFKMKSVFAFSTLLALASAAAVPERQVRPAVTAYDGYKVFRVAVKNQVNKVSKIIEQLELETWKAPKAPGALADIVVPPSKVAEFEAAVAGMEVTTMHEDLAASIEEESNFSAYAVGSANATWFNSYHSYNDHLQFLRDLQATYPTRSAIVTSGNSNEGRPITGIHFWGSSGKGKKPAVIFHSTVHAREWITTMVNEYLAFNLLTKYDTDAEIKSFVDKYDFYVFPVVNPDGFVFTQTNTRLWRKNRQSNTGSTCIGRDINRNWNFQWSVTGGASTNPCAEDYKGRAASDAPETTNLANFIRSVKSSQGLKLFIDWHAYSQLFMTPYGYSCTARAAKHTELVSLAAGAASAIQAVYGTRFTSGPICSTIYKATGSSVDWANDVGGSEYTFTAELRDTGANGFVLPASQIVPSGVETWAGLRYLLLNMK; from the exons ATGGGTACTACCTCCAACCCACGGTCATTCCAGGAAGCTATAAAGCAGCCAGGTCTCACCGGAATCGCTCGAGGAAAAGAGCTTCTCCAGGAACTCCACGGTCAAGACGCAAGTTCCCAGCTCTTCAAGATGAAGTCGGTTTTCGCTTTTTCCACTCTCCTGGCCCTCGCCTCGGCGGCTGCTGTCCCCGAACGCCAGGTCAGACCCGCTGTCACCGCCTACGATGGATACAAGGTCTTCCGTGTCGCTGTCAAGAACCAGGTCAACAAGGTCTCCAAGATCATCGAGCAGCTAGAGCTCGAGACATGGAAGGCACCCAAGGCCCCTGGCGCTCTCGCCGATATTGTTGTCCCACCATCCAAAGTGGCCGAGTTCGAGGCGGCTGTCGCCGGCATGGAGGTCACTACCATGCACGAGGACTTGGCTGCTTCTATTGAGGAGGAGTCCAACTTCTCTGCATATGCAG tTGGTTCTGCCAACGCTACGTGGTTCAACTCATACCATTCGTACAACGACCATCTCCAGTTCCTGCGGGATCTCCAGGCCACCTACCCAACCCGCTCGGCCATCGTCACGTCAGGCAACTCCAACGAGGGAAGACCTATCACAGGTATTCACTTCTGGGGAAGCTCCGGGAAGGGCAAAAAGCCTGCTGTCATCTTCCACAGCACCGTCCACGCACGCGAGTGGATCACCACCATGGTCAACGAGTACCTGGCCTTCAACCTCCTGACCAAGTACGACACCGACGCCGAGATCAAGAGCTTCGTCGACAAGTACGACTTCTACGTCTTCCCCGTTGTTAACCCTGACGGCTTCGTCTTCACCCAGACCAACACTCGTCTGTGGCGCAAGAACCGTCAATCCAACACTGGCAGCACTTGCATTGGCCGTGACATCAACCGTAACTGGAACTTCCAGTGGTCCGTTACTGGCGGTGCTTCCACTAACCCCTGCGCCGAGGACTACAAGGGAAGAGCCGCCTCTGATGCCCCCGAGACTACCAACTTGGCCAACTTCATCCGCAGCGTCAAGTCCAGCCAGGGCTTGAAGCTCTTCATTGACTGGCATGCTTACTCTCAGCTGTTCATGACCC CTTACGGATACTCCTGCACTGCCAGAGCTGCTAAGCATACCGAGCTTGTGtcccttgctgctggcgcTGCCTCGGCTATCCAGGCCGTTTACGGCACCAGGTTTACCTCCGGACCTATCTGCAGCACCATCTACAAGGCCACCGGTAGCAGTGTCGACTGGGCCAACGATGTGGGCGGCTCTGAGTACACATTCACCGCCGAGCTTCGTGACACTGGTGCCAACGGCTTCGTTCTCCCTGCTAGCCAGATCGTTCCCAGCGGTGTCGAGACCTGGGCCGGTCT
- a CDS encoding hypothetical protein (COG:B; EggNog:ENOG503NVJQ) — protein MSQTAETEGWAYLEAMYHLCKIISQRLNPDAASNATYSQILDNCKAVEHIRDKCLNQLRNKDACKSALDRLQHFAIRLHTSFILSVCCRPALMRSESTRLDAPQKKFLADRCKLNLTETVRMFLAMHQLSVIPTRSWAFTYHGLSSAVLLGILGDSKGDPEVRQLQGDLISALSATAAKEQTSPQPHIHRSDHDIELSGPLSRALMALKNIYDHGSVIGPGPMKESGVNSGAGSGTRTPLQPGTQSGYPIHGLPLPQDSISRMPTSLDPHQNAALAMAEMQQNGGQLDTPDPFGTPVDSMNFDFLAHPPPGQPQQQFYF, from the exons ATGTCCCAAACTGCCGAGACAGAGGGCTGGGCATACCTCGAGGCCATGTACCATCTCTGCAAGATCATATCTCAGCGGCTCAACCCTGACGCTGCCTCCAACGCTACGTACAGTCAGATCTTGGATAACTGCAAGGCTGTCGAACATATCCGGGATAAATGCCTGAATCAGCTGCGGAACAAGGATGCTTGCAAGTCAGCATTGGACCGCCTACAACATTTTGCCATTCGGTTACACACTTCGTTCATTCTGTCAGTTTGCTGTCGGCCAGCTTTGATGCGTTCCGAGAGTACCCGTCTCGACGCGCCACAAAAGAAGTTCCTTGCCGACAGATGCAAGCTGAATCTGACCGAGACAGTGCGCATGTTTCTCGCCATGCACCAGCTTTCAGTCATTCCCACTCGTTCATGGGCCTTCACCTACCATGGGCTTTCCTCGGCTGTGCTTCTGGGAATTCTGGGTGACTCCAAAGGGGATCCTGAAGTCCGCCAACTGCAAGGGGACCTGATATCGGCGCTTtcggcaacagcagccaaggAGCAAACGTCCCCCCAACCGCACATCCATCGGTCTGACCACGATATTGAACTTTCGGGTCCCCTGTCCCGTGCTCTGATGGCACTCAAGAATATCTACGATCATGGGTCCGTAATCGGCCCCGGCCCCATGAAGGAGAGCGGTGTGAACTCTGGCGCGGGCTCTGGCACCCGAACACCACTGCAGCCAGGGACTCAATCAGGATATCCTATTCATGGTCTTCCGCTGCCACAGGACTCCATTTCCCGGATGCCCACTAGTTTGGATCCACATCAAAATGCAGCCTTGGCCATGGCAGAGATGCAGCAGAACGGAGGACAATTGG ACACTCCTGATCCGTTCGGCACTCCGGTAGACTCGATGAATTTTGACTTTCTTGCGCACCCACCACCGggccaaccacagcagcagttTTACTTCTAG
- a CDS encoding hypothetical protein (EggNog:ENOG503PBK2) yields MKQSDIPLYLRDFYVSIVRYCCALLFLKLTFLFQYYRVLAVQHMRIVYLVAIFIVGGWALSQVLVGIFICTPIRAFWLGVPDIEGATCIPNIPQWYINAAGNIVTDVAVFALPLPALWKLKLAKGQKYVLIGIFSLGFFTVIISMIRIKCLQLYGNFPWENVTSSLWSVGELTSAITCACLPTLRPFLATYFPRLASAIGGSRAHPTGAMSAGVAVDGTGRIRTVDPETGVYYVGRGQHSRARSGAKKGAAVTVEYSDGTGSEV; encoded by the exons ATGAAACAAAGCGATATTCCCCTGTACCTTCGAGACTTTTACGTTTCCATCGTCAGGTACTGCTgcgccctcctcttcctcaagcTCACGTTTCTCTTCCAATACTACCGCGTTCTGGCCGTCCAGCATATGCGCATCGTTTATCTCGTCGCCATTTTCATCGTCGGGGGCTGGGCCCTCTCCCAAGTCCTGGTGGGCATCTTCATCTGCACTCCCATCCGCGCGTTTTGGCTCGGGGTGCCCGATATCGAAGGTGCCACGTGTATTCCAAACATACCTCAATGGTACATCAATGCCGCGGGCAATATCGTGACGGATGTGGCTGTCTTTGCGCTGCCTTTGCCGGCTTTGTGGAAGTTGAAGCTGGCCAAAGGTCAGAAGTATGTGTTGATCGGCATTTTCAGCTTGGGCTTCTT CACCGtcatcatctccatgatCCGGATCAAGTGTCTTCAACTGTACGGAAACTTCCCCTGGGAAAACGTCACGTCCTCCCTCTGGTCCGTTGGCGAGCTGACCTCGGCTATCACTTGCGCCTGCCTGCCTACCCTCCGCCCCTTCTTGGCGACCTACTTCCCCAGATTGGCATCGGCCATTGGTGGTAGCAGGGCTCATCCCACGGGCGCTATGAGTGCCggcgttgctgttgatggaACCGGCCGCATCCGAACAGTGGATCCCGAAACGGGCGTTTACTACGTCGGCAGAGGACAGCACTCGCGCGCCCGCAGTGGCGCGAAAAAAGGTGCGGCGGTAACGGTCGAGTACTCTGACGGGACCGGTAGTGAGGTTTAG
- a CDS encoding hypothetical protein (COG:S; EggNog:ENOG503PDCQ), with amino-acid sequence MSLTLSSITISTFSKGLSTLVHILQKAEEYAASQGLDANAEYINARLIDDMLPLTFQVQNATNTVRKTLTRSQGKADQPWEDGEKTFADLYARIEKARQVIKEADAAAIDAKADETVDLALGPTTIKIVSRDSVLNQGIPNFFFHLNTAYAILRSKGVPVGKRDYIGSFLA; translated from the exons ATgtctctcactctctcttCCATTACTATTTCTACCTTTTCCAAGGGTCTCTCCACACTCGTTCATATTCTCCAGAAGGCCGAAGAATATGCTGCATCACAGGGCCTCGACGCCAATGCCGAGTACATCAATGCCAGGCTCATCGATGACATGCTCCCCCTGACCTTTCAAGTTCAGAATGCTACCAACACTGTCCGCAAAACCCTCACCCGGTCCCAAGGGAAGGCTGATCAGCCttgggaagatggagagaagACATTTGCCGATTTGTATGCCCGCATTGAGAAGGCGAGGCAGGTGATCAAGGAGGCCGATGCTGCTGCTATTGACGCCAAAGCCGATGAAACTGTCGATCT TGCTTTGGGGCCAACAACCATCAAGATTGTCAGCAGAGACTCAGTCCTCAACCAGGGAATccccaacttcttcttccatctcaacaCGGCGTATGCCATTCTCAGGAGCAAAGGCGTTCCAGTTGGCAAAAGAGACTACATTGGAAGCTTCTTGGCTTAA
- a CDS encoding hypothetical protein (COG:B; EggNog:ENOG503NVJQ), producing the protein MSETQDSPGPNLEDLTPEEANRIIHSHRKVRYGTACWPCRQRKVKCDNKSPCENCVKREHPSLCSYKPNRSATSKSGSFGTESLTPGKKRPRSPDDADTRSQSNDPREAISTYEPDTAETTRYVGQNSIPALLRERTAANEPQDVNEIRQDMRSLLGLDNSAPFPLMSSRHLDRLTSDISAELPSDREVMKLFRTYKEIPQPFWGFVIDIDDLESRLMVYLEDRAKNARASTKATKPVSASWLAILPNLDSIQALLMTSFVLLNDMKAEASWALMGLTCRLAQSLGLHRPQQLDGRPSPEAEKREVSRRKLWYVPRPTTHPRNMYNLS; encoded by the exons ATGTCGGAGACACAGGACAGCCCGGGGCCCAACCTCGAGGATCTCACACCCGAGGAGGCCAACCGTATCATTCACTCCCACCGCAAAGTGAGATACG GCACTGCATGCTGGCCATGCAGACAGAGGAAAGTCAAGTGTGACAACAAGAGCCCCTGTGAGAACTGCGTCAAGAGAGAACATCCGTCGCTCTGCTCTTACAAGCCCAACCGGTCAGCCACAAGCAAGAGTGGCTCGTTTGGCACCGAGTCCCTCACTCCGGGAAAGAAACGCCCACGGTCTCCAGATGATGCAGACACCCGAAGCCAGAGTAACGACCCTCGTGAAGCCATCAGCACTTACGAACCAGACACGGCCGAGACCACGCGTTATGTTGGCCAAAACAGCATACCAGCTTTGCTCAGAGAACGGACAGCAGCAAACGAACCCCAGGACGTCAACGAGATACGCCAAGACATGCGgtccctcctcggcctcgacaaCTCGGCACCCTTCCCGCTCATGTCTTCCCGTCATCTCGACCGGCTGACCTCTGACATTTCGGCCGAACTTCCCTCTGACCGGGAAGTCATGAA GCTATTCCGAACCTACAAGGAGATTCCCCAGCCATTCTGGGGGTTTGTCATTGACATTGACGATCTCGAATCTCGACTCATGGTGTACCTGGAGGACAGAGCCAAAAATGCCAGGGCGTCCACCAAAGCCACGAAACCTGTCTCTGCGTCATGGCTAGCCATCTT ACCAAATCTGGACTCCATCCAGGCCTTGCTCATGACGAGCTTTGTGTTGCTTAACGACATGAAGGCCGAGGCATCGTGGGCATTGATGGGCCTCACTTGCCGCCTAGCCCAGTCTCTTGGCCTTCATCGGCCACAACAACTAGATGGTCGGCCGAGCCCAGAAgcggagaagagagaggtgTCACGCCGAAAACTTTGGTATGTACCACGCCCGACTACTCACCCACGCAACATGTATAATTTGTCCTGA